In Scatophagus argus isolate fScaArg1 chromosome 3, fScaArg1.pri, whole genome shotgun sequence, the genomic stretch GTTGCTGGTAAAACAATGTCACTTCTGCATGACCTACAAGAACAATAAATTGGCAGACATTGACTAGCTGCTGTTTACCTTGCTAAACTGTTTGATGGTGAAATGCCATACAAAATGTAGTCCACTGATCAAAGTGTGAAAGTACAGCAGCGTTGCTTAGGCAACCAATTAAAGTTGATGCTTGAAATGGAAAGTATGAAAAAGCTGTGCTTCTACTGAATTGAATATCTTTAAGTCACAGGTAATGTGCCACTCTCAATGTGGATGCAAACCCTGACCCTAACTTGATTTTAATAatgttcacatttcacacttttaaaccaaacaaaaatggactgataatcatttttaaactgCATCTGTATTAAACCCTGCCCTTGCATATATATTATGTGATATACAGAGatagaggtgtgtgtgctggtctGTCAGCAGTCTGACCGGATCAAGCAATGCCTTCTTGACATCCTCTCCGTATCGGTTCCTCAGACAAGGCCCACAGAACTGACCCTGAATCCCTCGGCAGTCCTCACTGCGGCAGCATGTCTTGGTGTCAACAGTTTTCTGACGGCACTGATGACATGTGGAGccctgaaaacagacaaagaaaccTCAGAGATAGTGGACCGGTATGTTTaccttcttatttattttaaattgcatCTTGGTAGATTTCTGGACttcagtaaaggaaaaaaatgccatCAGGTACTGGCTTCCTCTAATAATAGGATCCTGTGAAACACATTGTTCCATGTATTGTATAATTCCCATATATTGTACTGATAAAGAACTGCAGAGCCTGGCTGAGAAATTACTGTGACTCTGTTGTAGACTTTATCCGTCATGTTATCTGCGACCAGCTGAATCTCATCCTCCGTGATGTCCTCCACAGGACGGATGACATGAGGTTTGCTCTGATTGGGCCGTGGCCCACCTCGGCGCTGCGGGGCTCGGCGTACctggaacaaaaataaaacaaacaaaaataacaaattatttaGCTTAAAGTTTTACACAGGATAGAGTTTAAGTTAGCTAAACACAGACCAACACAAATTCTAATACAATACAAATTACAAACATCAAACAGATCTCATTACTCATCCCAATCAGTTTTGGTGAATACATctatgcacttttttttttttttttttgaacagatTTACTGCACAAAAATGTAACCCTACGAGGATTAAACCAAAAGAAATCTTGTgacataaaattatttttcaagcCAAGTCCTATTCCCCACACCCCACACATAATCATTGCTGCTATTTGCTAATACAGTCACCAAGTTATAGAGGCTTTAACCTAAACTCTATGTAAATACTAAAGACAATAGCATTTTAAGGAAAGAAGATCCTTCTGAACTAAttgtttttacataatttcagttctgttttcaatatatgaaatagaaatgtttctctttgtttgcagGGCTTaactcagtttcagttttataaaTAATGAACCATCTACATAACTTTTCTGTGCACGTTTGTATTTATCCAATACATcactttttttgtaaaacaatAGTTAACTCACTCTTATTTCTACCTGTGCATGCATGATGCAGGAAGAGTCCCTGACTGAGATGAAATTACAGTATACCGTAACACATTTGTGTATCCCTTTTTGCCCCCTGATGCTCTGAATAACTTGACAGGTTTGTGACTAATCGCTTTTTAGAAGAAGATTGACTGTATTTGTAGATCGGGTGGTAGCCTACATCCAAGTAGACTGTGCACCTACACAAATCAGCTACCGGTCACCTGGTAAGGTGATTCCCAACACCTGATACATGTCCTATCTGGAAACCAAATGACACAAATCTGTCAAGTGACGGAGAACTTTAATGCCAGTGCATGAAGAGCCTTTGTGACTCGTGAATCTTTTCCCCAATTTCAAATTTTTCAGTCCTTTATAAAGGGCAGATCtgacctccagcagctcctcctccaagCTGAGCTCCAGCTGTTCCTCCTTAAGGGCTGAAGAATCCTCACCTCCGCCCATAGAGCGGGTCTGTCTGCGAGATGCCCGCTCGGGGTTCTTCCTGAACTCTCCTCCAGAACGTGGTGGACGCTGCAGGCGATGTTGAGTAAGAGCACCTCAgcacatacatatatttataaatattattattctgAGCTGTACTGAAttccaaagacaacaaaaaggaTGTTGGTCACCTTGTTAGACGAGTTTAACTTAGACTTTgagaaaaaagggggggatTTTTGTCTACCATAACGTGTTAACAATGAACAATTTCCTTTGGgatttttcatcatcttttacTCACAGAACTTCTCTCTTTagtcttctgtttgtctgcttgttttttcaAAAACCCTGCACCTCCTGGCATCTTCTGTAGGTCTGCCATCAGCTGAGCCAACTGTTAGAATAAAGGATaaagtgtaaaagtgtaaaacaaTCAAGCTTgcaatgtttttcttgtgacacaattaaaatcatttatcatttctgGGCCTAATTTTTTGCACACTGCCATCCACAGCAGCATCTCTGACAGCAGCCTTACTGTAAGCAATACGGATAAATATTGTAGACCTTTCTGTGGAGcaacatgcaaagaaaattgtttgtttgtttgttgggaACCGTGGGTATTCTAAGGCGCTAATTTGGGGAAAAGTCACGCTGGTCGTTAcaccagtcagtcagtttccAAATATCGCTTTACTGTATATGACTGTATATTTCTGGTTTACCATTGCTTTATTGGCCTTGATGTTCTGTTCTCTCTTGGCCAGGAAAGAATCGGCTACGTCTTCTGCTGAGTCAGATCCACGCTGCTCAGACGGAGCCCGCTGATCCACTGCTGTCCCTTTATGTTTGTCTTCAAATTTAACACGTCTCATCCTCTTTGCTTGACTAGTATTGTCCGTCCTCATAGCACCTCTCTTTTTTGCCCTCGGttgttcttcctcctcagcctcctcctcatcctcatcagtAGACTGCTGGCTATAGCGAGAGGGGCGGAGAGCCACCCTCAGTCTGAAGGTGTGGGTGCCAGACGTGGCTTTCTGCTCCTTGGGAAAAAGTTCATGCTggccttcatcttcatctcccATACCTGAATTctgaaggacaaaaagagagatCACATCTTATGATATGAGTGATTTAAGttaaacataattttgtttgttACATCATAACGATAGTCAGTCAGATGCATTTAAGCCAAAATGACAGTCAATTTAAACTAAGAAATAGGTTGATGTCATACTTACAGTGTGAAGACCTTAATTTAAGTCAGATTACTCACCTTATCGCAGAGGTCGCTGATTTCGTTGTCAGAAAAGCCGTAAAATGTTCGCTCATCTTCAGATTCCTCGGCAAAAATCTCAACTAACGCCAGCTCTGCTGTGACGGACTGCATCCCTAAACCTCCTGTCTGAGGAGAGATATGACAACAAAGTTCCCTTAAAAATATTCAGGTGTAAGTTAATACGTATTTCACCTGATAAATGAGTAACTGTTAGGCCTGCTTTTACTCCAGGTGACCGTGAGATGCAGGGATTCACTGTCTTCTGAAGTTTAGCTCGGTCAGCTCGCGCCCAGGTAACCTGCCCAATTAATCTGATTGAACATCATGTGATTGTTGTCTATGGCAGCACGAATGCAAAGACGCCCACAATGTCACTCCGCCCTCCGGGGGAGACCTCAATACCTAAACATGCAGCATTTCAAGACACAAAAAATAGTGCCAGAGTATTCCTTACCTTTTTAagtgtgttattgttgttagggatttttgaagtgaaatgcacacatttaacaaaaaatgcATCCAAAGCTTTTGTCCAAGTGTTTTGTGGGTGAAGTGAAGGTTTAACTGgggtgaaaagtgaaaaatta encodes the following:
- the LOC124056132 gene encoding cell division cycle-associated protein 7-like, with the protein product MQSVTAELALVEIFAEESEDERTFYGFSDNEISDLCDKNSGMGDEDEGQHELFPKEQKATSGTHTFRLRVALRPSRYSQQSTDEDEEEAEEEEQPRAKKRGAMRTDNTSQAKRMRRVKFEDKHKGTAVDQRAPSEQRGSDSAEDVADSFLAKREQNIKANKAMLAQLMADLQKMPGGAGFLKKQADKQKTKERSSRPPRSGGEFRKNPERASRRQTRSMGGGEDSSALKEEQLELSLEEELLEVRRAPQRRGGPRPNQSKPHVIRPVEDITEDEIQLVADNMTDKVYNRVTGSTCHQCRQKTVDTKTCCRSEDCRGIQGQFCGPCLRNRYGEDVKKALLDPEWKCPPCRGICNCSFCRQRDGRCPTGILFPLAQYHGFSDVHSYLSSLQNKLKNEDNDVEM